The Dermochelys coriacea isolate rDerCor1 chromosome 7, rDerCor1.pri.v4, whole genome shotgun sequence sequence GGATACCAAACTATGTAAAACAAGAAATGTTTAGGTGCTAGAGTAAGGTTAAGAGTAGAATTGCTGGGATCACTCAGCTTGGAGTGTAAATGTCAATAAGACCACTTTTTTAAACCTCAGTGATGAGTCTTTGGAAATACATATTGATGAATATGCGTCTATGGAAGACATTGACTAAGAACTGAGAGGAAACCTATCCAGAAGGTCCTAAATTTAAATTTACTCTTTAAAGGTGCCACTTCAGTATATACTAGAAGCATCTTAAGCCTCTGAACGATCTTTACTCCTTAAAAACTGCAGTCTCTGTAAGTAGCCTCTTTataatgttaaaagaaaactaaaatgagattaataaaataaatatattcagcAGTATCATGTTATACTGGGTTGTGATACTATCTCATCCTTACACGTAACCTGGAAACAGGGTAAGATCCTCTTGTGATTGCTGCTTAATTAGATCCTTCCCCCACCCGCACTAAGTGGCTAAGAACATTAATTATCTACTCTTCAATCTTGGGATACTGATACTTCATTACAGTTGTTAGAAAGAGAACACAGTGAACTTGATTGTTTTATTATTCCCACGTGAACATATTCTTttactctccccctccctctttctcccccatcctaccccccacccccaggtccctCAATGAGGTTTCCCATAGATTTTTCACAAGCACAAGGGATGAGCCCCAAACCCTCAGTCTAGTAGAGTGCCTAGGCAGAACTGCATGACTCAGAACAGGATACTAACTTAGCAAGAAACTACAGCAGGATTGtcataatataaagggaaggttaaccacctttctgtatacagaaggacaaaataagggaacaagatattttcaaatcttgtgggtgggggaaagacttttgtttgtgctcttcgtttacattttgttctctcttgggactgagagaggccagacaggaatccatcttctccaacctaTCCTAATCCAAGtgtccaatattgcaaccagtatagataaaccaggcaaggcggattaatttatcttttgttttatgtgaattttccccatgttaagagggaggtttattcctgttttctgcaactttaaggttttgcccagagggggatcctctgtgttttgaatctgaataccctgtaaagtattttccattctgattttacagaggtgattcttttaccttttctttaattaaaattcttcttttaagaacctgattgctttttcattgttcttaagatacaagggtttgggtctgtgttcaccggtataaattggtgaggattattatcaagccttctccaggaaagggggtgtagggcttggggggggatattttggggatagatgtctccaagtggtctctttccctgttctttgtttaaaacgcttggtggtggcagcatactgttcaaggccaaggcaaagtttgtaccttggggaagtttttaacctaaactggtaagaataaacttagggggtctttcatgcgggtccccacatctgtaccctagagttcagaatggggaaggaaccctgacaaggaTGTGCATGAGTAGTTTGTTGCCATGTGTGCAGAGGATTACACACCTTGGGTATGTTATGAAGCATGAGATCTTCAGGCTTTTGCCTTCATCTACGCAGGAAGTGCACCATTAGTCACCTGCTCCACACAATGTGTGGCTTATTTTTCTTACTTGTGACATACCTGAAGGTGAAAGTGGGTACCTTGAAACAGATAACTAGCTGGGTCTCTGCTAAAACACATTTACCATCTTCAGTTTATACATCACATAACAAAATAGGGGCACAAAAGAAGCAGGTGGATTTGGACAGGGTTACATAAATTAAATCACGTGAAGACTCATATTcctgtataagtgtttgcaggattggggcttcagTTAGTTCATGTGATCACCTTAGTAAGCAGGACTCCTtcttaagggcttggctacacttgcaagttaaagcacattaaagcagccccaggcgcCCTAACTCatgacccgtccacactggcaaggcacttagagcacctggactctgtAGCTGGaacgctcctggtaatccacctccacgagaagcataacgcTTGCTGTGCCTTGGCTGAAACGCCCCGatgtcagtgtgaacgaggtgatgcattactgcactctgatcggcctccggataatccccttaagtcaagtggccactcttgtcattgttttgaactcggctgtaggaatgcggacatgccctttcaaagctccgtttctgacagccggcatgcttatctgctccgggacaaagtacccattagtgtggaatgctgcttgctgtgactgtgtgagagagaggcgcGGGgaaggggggtctgctgctgtcagAACTTACAAGACAACATGCTGACATGCTcacagcccccccaaaacccactctcgctccccccacatacatacaacacactccctgtcacactccaccccatttcccccctcatttgaaaagcacattgcagccacttgcatgctggatagctaccacaattcacagctctctgtggcattgcaagagctgctaacgtggccatgccagtgcgcttgaatctgacagtgtggacacactgcagcgctttccctactgtgctctacgaaggctggtttaactcacagagCTCTACacctgcaagtgtagccatgccctaagtttCACTTTAGTACATGAATCGGGTCACATTCCATAGACTTCATGGCAGAGGTGAGTCATTAGGTGAGATGTGAATAAGGAGAGGGGGTGATGGATTGGTGAATTACATAACATATCTTTACTCTAGGAAAGGCAGTCCATGgtgtaaaaatatgattttttaaatgtgtgtgtgtttacttcagtaaaactattcatgtgcttaaaattaagcacacgcTTACATGCTTTGATGGATTGGGGCCTTAACCTCTTCAGTCAGGATATGGACGTAAAAGTTTTAATGCAGCTTTAATGAGGCTTCCTATAGCCAGAGGCTGCTCAAAGCATCATACCTGTTTTCTCTTGCACAGCTGAGCGCTGTAGCTGACCTGTGTGGGGAAGCAGCTTCTTCCCTTAGATGTCTTTCTGGAATGGGAGTGATAGCAACAGTCTATCAAAGGTAGAACAGTTCTTCCCTTCCTAGCCCAGCCTCTACAGTCAGCTGCCAACAGGGAAGTGGCTGTGCTGCCTTGAAGAGTCACTGCATGTAGGAAGCTGAATGAAAGGCCATTTAGTTGGGGTCTGAGAGAAGGAGATAGAAGAGGGGTGGGAGCTGGAACTGTTGAAAGCATTGTCTGTCTGGGGAGGAAACCTCTGTAAGAATTTTTCCTGGAGATCCCCCCAGTATCATCCcatgggaaggagcagggggatCAACCAGAAAAGGCTACCTGGCCACACCCAAACTTGTGTCTCCATCCTGTGTTTTAGCCTCCAGTGCCCAGTAGAATACTTCCCCATTCCCCTCAGCCCCCTTGTAATGCGACTTCATTATAAGTCGCTGCTCTCAGGGACTCTCTTTGGCCATATGAGGGAATGGCTTAGCAAAAAAGTTAATACAGCCTGGGCCTGTATCTGTTTTTCAGAGGATACCCCCTAGGAATGAAGGAGAGATCATATGCATCTTACCCTGGTGCTGGGCTACTCACTCCTTTGCCCAGTCCTTCCAGCATCCTCCACAAACAATGCATGATGAGGCTTCTATGTGGAAAGGAAGGGAAACATTGACATAAAGATGGCTGAATCTCCCTTGAGAGAGTCACACAGGGAAGACTTCCTCACACATGGATCAGAGAGGCATGAACTGGGTTCATATTGGTCTGaaaaccagtgtgagaggagaataagGTCTAAAATAAGTTATTACAGACTTTAACAGAAACATTTATCAAAATATTGGAATAAATTATTTGGTTAAAACAAAATACCATGCACACTCACTGTTAcaatatgaaaacaaaatatatgtataGATAATAAGATAAAATAGTAATCTCATTCCAATGGActaaatttcctttcctttccttattATTAACAGATCCATTCTTTTATAAAAGAAATCTTATAAAAAACTTGTTTACAGCTTGAATAAACATATTATGTACACAAATACACAATTATGAATTGGCCTTTGGAAGTCCCTAAAGCTGTATTAACAAGACTTGCTACCAGTCGCTTTCTTCAGCTTGTAGTATTGATCACATGTTGTGGTTGATGCTTTTCTATTCTTCGTCTTCCGTATCAGTTAAAGTCTTTCATTACCATATATTTAGGTCCAAACTTCTGTTTTTCTTACATTTaaatatgtaacttgttttaCTTCTTGTATCAAAACTCTGTGATATTAATCTTTTTTCTTGAAGTTTAATTGTGTCTATAGTTGAAAGGGTTTCTCTCCCCTTActttaagaacttttttttttttaatgctatcaGGTTTGATGGCTGGGAATGACCCTGTTCCAGCATATGCCAAAAAGTTCCACCAGATTTCTAAGTAACGATCTTTGTATCTTCTCCCTTGTAGAGCCCTGACTGATGAGTACCAGAATTCCCCACACTTTTTGATACCAGTCAGTAGTTTCAGGACAGTAACTCCTCTTCCACTATCTTGCTATAGTACTTCTAGTGGCAACTAGGAGATGCGTGATAAGTTATTTCTGGCTTTTATAAGATGCAGAGTTTTCAGGACAACTTAATAAAAATACTTGAGCTATTTGACAGCTGACATCCTGATTTCCCTTATggttttccaaaatgttttaattgttgGCCTCTTCCACCATATATGGAGAAATCATCCTATTTCGTTACATTCTCTTTGGCATTTGCTCTATCCCTGTACcaaaatatgtttaattttaaggGGAGTGAGAAAATTGATAAagaattttaatgtaattttcttttaataatgtgTTTATTGAGGAGTGGGGAACACTGACCCATATATTTGCCCATTCCTCGATTTTGTTGTCTTTGCCTATGTCAATTTTCTATTGTTTCATAAACATAGTTATTTGCTGTAAATTACAGTGATTACTTTGTATAGAATGGAAAGTAAGCCTTTGTGTTTCATGGATATGGAATAGTTTTTCAAATTCTGTCAATCGATGGACAAAATTCTAATGGATTTCCCTGTCTGATATTAAAGAATTATTTCATATGTCTCAAAGCCATGAAGAGGGATATTTTATATCTCCCTAGTCCAACTATATCATCAACTATAACTGCATCAACTTGGATAATCTCCAAGAGCTCTCAACCATCAACTTTAACCCTCTGGTTCACAGAAGGTTAATTGTTATATTGAAAAATCTATTGTATTTCTATTGGCTCTTTGCTTAACTTCCATCACCTTCTAGTACCAGTAAATCAGTGGGCATAGAATCTCAGAAAGAATGTAATTCTGATCAATGTAAGAATGAACACAGAATGCGAACTCTGGACCAGTATTGAAATGATGCACTCGATCTTAGGGCTGCATGACTTTTTAAAAGCCTTCTGGTTGGTTGCCTTATCAGTCTGGAATTAAATTTTGAAAGTGAAGCAAGCAAGCATTTTAACAAGATCATGATATCAGTCTCCATTGTGAAAAGCTGCCTactgtttccttttttaataaaaaaaaatctaattaatttctaatgtttcttttaaaatccaCTATTCATTTTGACCATTTCAGGATACATTGGGACAGAACAAATAATAAAGgatattaaaatatgtatattttttctttcttagaCATTTAAAACAGGAGAATTCAGATATTTTGATTATGGCAGTGAGGAGAATGAAGTTAAATACAACCAAGTAAGAAAAATCTGTGATctcttaaaagtaaaaataaacagaatacTACAGCAAGAATATTTCTAGTGAGGGAATAAAGTGTATTAGTATATAAGCTGCATGGAGAGCTGGATTCCTGTCTGATTGTAGTGGAAATATCATCTTAGTTGATTTATTTGAATTATTCAATACTCTGCTCAAAATATTTTCACCACTGCAAATTCTTTGGTGTCCGTCCACTGTCCCTGTCCAGCTGTTGCTTTTCTATTGACTTTCCAGTGAAATCCGTGAAACTTAATGATGATCTAGCTATATCTAacaatgaatgcatctgatgaagtgtagctcaaataaatttgttagtctctaaggtgccacaagtactccttttctttttaatgaaatagTTGCATTCTTTCTGGATGCACCCAGAACTTCAGGCCTATATCAAGCCACAGATGaatattttgtgtttaaaactTACTACTTCACAGGCTTTcacttttaaaggtgtttaatTTGTTTTCCAGACTGAAGCCCCCTTGCATAGGTTAGAAGATATGAAAATTCCAACTGCATTGTGGTATGGTGGAGAGGACTGGCTTGAGGACCTGGAGGATATAAAGATATTACTCCCACAAATCACTAATCTACAGTATGAAAAGTATATTCCTGATTGGGCCCATTTTGATTTCATTTGGGGTCTTGATGCTCCTGAGCGAGTATACAGTGAAATTGTTGATCTGATGAAGAAACATCCATAGAATTGCATATTAATGTGTTAGAATTAAGCAGGATTTAGAAGGATTTCTATGAAATAAGCTTTGTTTCTGAACCAATTGTAGGGTTAACAAAGGTGTTTGCTATGATTCCTTGGATTTGCACTACTTGTCATTACCATATTGTCTATCCTGCTGGAAATTCAGGGACCTCCTCAAGGATCTGAATTTGATTTCTTagaggagagagatttttatGGCTTCAAATTTTTCCCATGCCTAGAAATGTGTtgaacaatgaaaatgaaaaccctaaaaattttaatatttcaatgtgaaaatgcaaatttcaCTATTTGTGTGACAGTTGTGAAAATTCACACTAAATAATATAGCGGGATTCATTTTCCTCACGTAAGTGAATGATTCAAATAACAGCCTCGCCATACAAAATTTCATGTGTTTATTTGAATGTTTTCAACAAGGAAAGATAATTTCATAACGTGATATTCGGGGGGCACAAAACTAACAAAAACTGCTAAggttttggtgaaaaaaatcatGATCATTTCAGGACACAATTTAAGGCCTATTTGTTTCTCTTAGCTTTGAGGGATTGGGAAGATTTTAGTGGGAGATGATAATGCTCATAAATGTGTTTGGCTGCAGGGTTATGTATGTATGCTTATTATTGCTAAAAAGAGAGTCCCGGAGTTGTTTataactgtattttttaaatgtgtcaaGGAGAATCCAGAGAAAAGGATGGAAGTGTATGGAATGagtgtataaataaaaataaatcaaattaaaccAATACACCTTGCATAGCTGTATGTGTTACTTATTGGGTTTTACCACTTTGCGCGCTTCACTCATTCATTAAATAATTAGAAATTAGAAATGCCAAAATGGAGAAAACAGCaaagggtgaaaaaaaaaaaaaaaaccccaagagatTCTTTAactatatcagaagcaggaagcctgtgaaGGGTTATTCCACATCTTGCCACTGTGAGGTTCTTATGCCATCCTCTGAAGCTGCTGGTTTTGGCCACTATTggagatggggacactgagctaGCTATTCCTTGCATTTGATCCGGCAGGGCAGTTCCTAAGTTTTCACTGATAAATGGTGCCATTTAGACATAGGCCAACATTGGGGGTGATTGCATCTCCTCAAGGGGAGCTCAGGAAGGCACAATCCCCTCCCCAAGTTTCCTGGAATGAAGGGGGATCCTTCTTTCTATTGTGGGAGGTGGAATTGGCCTCACCTCCATCTCACAACTTTGGGGTCAGTGTATACCCCTCAGGCTCGATAGGGGAGTAGTCCCTGTGATCAGGGAGCTCAGAGACTGAGttgtagagagaaaaggagtacttgtggcaccttagagactaacaaatttattagagcataagctttcgtgagctacagctcacttcatcggatgcatttggtggaaaaaacagaggggagatttatatacacacacagagaacatgaaacaatgggtttatcatacacactgtaaggagagtgatcacttaagataagccatcaccagcagcaggggggggaaaggaggaaaacctttcatggtgacaagcaaggtaggctaattccagcagttaacaagaatatctgaggaacagtggggggtggggtggagggagaaataacatggggaaataacaggtttcatagtagcagccgtgttagtctgtattcgcaaaaagaaaaggagtacttgtggcaccttagagactaacaaatttattagagcataagctttcgtgagctacagctcacttcatcggatgcatgcagtggaaaaaacagaggggagatttatatacacacacagagaacatgaaacaatgggtttatcatacacactgtcaggagagtgatcacttaagataagccatcaccagcagcggggcgggggaaaggaggaaaacttttcatggtgacaagatcttgctgatttgaaggtatacattgtccccaaatgtgaaatagttatgggtgaggactaagtcacaaagttcagccaccaggttagccgtgacagtatcggggatactgttcctgacggcttgtagtccatctttgtgtggaatgttggtgtagagggcttcttcatccatagtggctaggatggtgtttttaggaagatcaccaatggactgtagtttcctcaggaagtcagtggtgtctcgaagatagctgggagtgctggtaacgaagggcctgaggagggagtctacatagccagacaatcctgctgtcagggtgccaatgcctgagatgatggggcgtccaggatttccaggtttatggatcttgggtagcagatagaataccccaggttcacatttggggacaataagaaaaggagtaacggtggcaccttagagactaacaaatttattagagcataagctttcgtgagctacagctcacttcatcggatgcatttggtggaaaaaacagaggggagatttatatacacacacagagaacatgaaacaatgggtttatcatacacactgtaaggagagtgatcacttaagataagccatcaccagcagcaggggggggaaaggaggaaaacctttcatggtgacaagcaagtaggctaattccagcagttaacaagaatatcagaggaacagtggggggtggagtgggagggagaaataccatggggaaatagttttactttgtgtaatgactcatccattcccagtctctattcaagcctaagttaattgtatccagtttgcaaattaattccaattcagcagtctctcgttggagtctgtttttgaagcttttttgttgaagtatagccactctaagatctgtgatcgagtgaccagagagattgaagtgttctccaactggtttttaaatcttataattcttgacgtctgatttatgtccattcattcttttacgtagagactgtccagtttggccaatgtacatggcagaggggcattgctggcacatgatggcatatatcacattggtagatgcgcaggtgaacgagcctctgatagtgtggctgatgtgattaggccctatgatggtatcccctgaatagatatgtggacagagttggcaacgggctttgttgcaaggataggttcctgggttagtggttctgttgtgtggtgtgtggttgctggtgagtatttgcttcagattggggggctgtctgtaagcaaggactggtctgtctcccaagatctgtgagagtgatggctcgtccttcaggataggttgtagatccttgatgatgcgttggagaggttttagttgggggctgaaggtgatggctagtggcgttctgttgttttctttgttgggcctgtcctgtagtaggtgacttctgggtactcttctggctctgtcaatctgtttcttcacttcagcaggtgggtattgtagttgtaggaatgcatgatagagatcttgtaggtgtttgtttctgtctgaggggttggagcaaatgcggttatatcgtagcgcttggctgtagacaatggatcgagtggtatgatctggatgaaagctagaggcatgtaggccccacagtatgccaacatttttatggctgacttagaacaacgcttcctcagctctcgtcccctaatgcccctactctacttgcgctacattgatgacatcttcatcatctggacccatggaaaagaagctcttgaggaattccaccatgatttcaacaatttccatcccaccatcaacctcagcctggaccagtccacacaagagatccacttcctggacactacggtgctaataagcgatggtcacataaacaccaccctatatcggaaacctactgaccgctattcctacctacatgcctctagctttcatccagatcataccactcgatccattgtctacagccaagcgctacgatataaccgcatttgctccaacccctcagacagagacaaacacctacaagatctctatcatgcattcctacaactacaatacccacctgctgaagtgaagaaacagattgacagagccagaagagtacccagaaatcacctactacaggacaggcccaacaaagaaaacaacagaacgccactagccatcaccttcagcccccaactaaaacctctccaacgcatcatcaaggatctacaacctatcctgaaggacgagccatcactctcacagatcttgggagacagaccagtccttgcttacagacagccccccaatctgaagcaaatactcaccagcaaccacacaccacacaacagaaccactaacccaggaacctatccttgcaacaaagcccgttgccaactctgtccacatatctattcaggggataccatcatagggcctaatcacatcagccacactatcagaggctcgttcacctgcgcatctaccaatgtgatatatgccatcatgtgccagcaatgcccctctgccatgtacattggccaaactggacagtctctacgtaaaagaatgaatggacacaaatcagacgtcaagaattataacattcaaaaaccagttggagaacacttcaatctctctggtcactcgattacagacctaagagtagctatccttcaacaaaaaagcttcaaaaacagactccaacaagagactgctgaattggaattaatttgcaaactggatacaattaacttaggcttgaatagaaactgggaatggatgagtcattacacaaagtaaaactatttccccatgttatttctccccccaccccaccccccactgttcctcagatattcttgttaactgctggaattagcctacttgcttgtcaccatgaaaagttttcctcctttccccccccctgctgctggtgatggcttatcttaagtgatcactttccttacagtgtgtatgataaacccattgtttcatgttctctgtgtgtgtatataaatctcccctctgttttttccaccaaatgcatccgatgaattgagctgtagctcacgaaagctcatgctctaataaatttgttagtctctaaggtgccacaagtattccttttctttttgcgaatacagactaacgcggctgctactctgaaacctgagttgtAGAGGAATCCTTGTATTCTCCTCAAGCACCCATGTGAAGGCCACATCAGTCTGGCCCTATATTATATCACATCACTaccagccccaatcctgcaaatcccTTATTATGCTAAAGACttaatctctcagtgcctcaattccccacTGGTAAAATGGGAATACAAATGCTTCCTGTCTCATCTCCCTTCTCAGTCTTTATTCCTACAGTTTAGCTCTGTGTGATGTTTTCAGActagtttattcactgaaaaatgctggTTTGATTAACTTGAAACTTCGCAAATTTGAAACAAATCTCCTGAATAGTTTTGGTCAAAAGAATTTTTTCAGGTTAAATGCACAAAAGGATTTAGAAGCTATTCACAAAAGGGGGGTAACGGGGTGGTGGTGTGCTGCCTGCAGCCTGGTGGTTAAGGTACTTATCGGGTATAT is a genomic window containing:
- the LOC119859014 gene encoding lipase member M-like, which encodes MTFKTGEFRYFDYGSEENEVKYNQTEAPLHRLEDMKIPTALWYGGEDWLEDLEDIKILLPQITNLQYEKYIPDWAHFDFIWGLDAPERVYSEIVDLMKKHP